In Nocardia asteroides, a single genomic region encodes these proteins:
- a CDS encoding SDR family NAD(P)-dependent oxidoreductase, with product MSADQGPVLRLFGLRGRVAIVTGASSGLGAAVAETLAELGARVAVVARRADRLDELAARTGGLPLARDLGDPTQVAEIVPAVVERLGPPVILVNAAGNRFTTARAEDEPLDAVHDTIGLNLVAPFLLAQAVFPHMRDAGGGAIVNVSSISGRVGVPGIPQASYAASKAGLSGLTAELAVQWARHSIRVNTVAPGFFRSEITDSLYDDERGAAYLRRNTPLPTEGTAEDLVGAITWLAGDAARYVTGQTVVVDGGWTAR from the coding sequence ATGAGCGCGGACCAGGGGCCGGTGTTGCGGCTGTTCGGATTGCGGGGGCGGGTGGCGATCGTGACCGGCGCCTCCTCGGGGCTCGGCGCGGCGGTGGCGGAGACCCTGGCCGAGCTGGGCGCCCGGGTCGCGGTGGTCGCGCGGCGCGCGGATCGGCTCGACGAGCTCGCCGCGCGGACCGGCGGCCTTCCGCTCGCGCGCGACCTCGGCGATCCCACCCAGGTGGCCGAGATCGTGCCCGCGGTCGTGGAGCGGCTCGGCCCGCCGGTGATCCTGGTGAACGCCGCGGGCAACCGGTTCACCACCGCGCGCGCCGAGGACGAGCCGCTCGACGCCGTGCACGACACCATCGGGCTGAACCTGGTGGCGCCGTTCCTCCTGGCCCAGGCCGTTTTCCCGCACATGCGGGACGCGGGCGGCGGCGCGATCGTCAACGTCTCCTCGATCAGCGGGCGGGTCGGGGTGCCCGGCATCCCGCAGGCCTCCTACGCGGCAAGCAAGGCGGGGCTCTCCGGGCTCACCGCGGAGCTGGCGGTGCAGTGGGCGCGACACTCGATCCGGGTGAACACGGTGGCGCCCGGCTTCTTCCGCTCCGAGATCACCGACAGCCTCTACGACGACGAGCGCGGCGCCGCCTACCTGCGCCGCAACACCCCGCTGCCCACCGAGGGCACCGCCGAGGACCTGGTCGGCGCCATCACCTGGCTCGCGGGCGACGCCGCGCGCTACGTCACCGGGCAGACCGTCGTCGTGGACGGCGGCTGGACAGCCCGCTGA
- a CDS encoding class I adenylate-forming enzyme family protein codes for MDSFSGELRAPRPIAAVLDAALAARPEAPAVIGAAGTWSYRELDERAARAAGALRALGVRPGDRVAACLPNDLEIVAAFHGAQRIGAIWAGIGEALAPAEQQYLHDLLEPRAVLAGPRWSGESRSAVDPERWAELVASAGPAPDVAHDIDAPAGIGFTSGTSGRPKAVVHSQRNLLLPGAVTVATRGWGPELRRGDSFPLTILNMLVLSTLTTAQAQGCAVIMDRRDAAGVAEWIERHAVTVWNGAPAQLHDLARRPEAALGSLREVWSGGSDTPDTLRAAFAAAHGIVPRATYGLSEAPTVVAIDPPGAAWTPGTSGVVTPQFDVAAYDDAGTRLPPGALGELRLAAASDGPWAGLWRPTLGYWADGAVRPAEPGPFATGDIGTVDAAGNLAVLDRKKMVIIRGGANVYPLEVERVLATHPDVAKVAVCPVPDERLGQKVAAVVESARELDVAELAAHCRRELAGYKVPEVWTRVTALPVNAMGKVERTGLTALVTAADAEPAR; via the coding sequence GTGGACAGTTTCTCCGGCGAACTCCGCGCCCCGCGCCCTATCGCGGCCGTGCTCGATGCCGCGCTCGCCGCACGCCCGGAGGCCCCCGCCGTCATCGGCGCCGCCGGGACCTGGAGTTATCGCGAGCTCGACGAGCGCGCGGCACGGGCCGCGGGGGCGCTCCGGGCGCTCGGCGTCCGGCCCGGCGACCGGGTAGCCGCCTGCCTGCCCAACGATCTCGAGATCGTCGCCGCCTTCCACGGCGCGCAGCGGATCGGTGCGATCTGGGCCGGAATCGGCGAGGCGCTGGCCCCCGCCGAGCAGCAGTACCTGCACGATCTGCTCGAGCCGCGCGCGGTGCTGGCCGGGCCGCGCTGGTCCGGAGAATCCCGTTCCGCCGTCGATCCGGAGCGGTGGGCGGAGCTCGTCGCGAGCGCCGGACCGGCTCCGGACGTGGCGCACGACATCGACGCCCCGGCTGGAATCGGCTTCACGAGCGGTACCTCCGGCCGCCCCAAGGCGGTGGTGCACAGCCAGCGCAACCTGCTGCTTCCGGGCGCGGTCACCGTCGCCACCAGGGGCTGGGGGCCGGAGCTGCGCCGCGGCGACAGCTTCCCGCTCACCATCCTGAACATGCTGGTGCTCTCCACCCTGACCACGGCGCAGGCGCAGGGCTGCGCGGTGATCATGGACCGCCGCGACGCCGCCGGGGTCGCCGAGTGGATCGAGCGGCACGCGGTGACGGTGTGGAACGGCGCCCCGGCCCAGCTGCACGACCTGGCGCGGCGCCCGGAGGCGGCGCTCGGTTCGCTGCGCGAGGTCTGGAGCGGCGGCAGTGACACCCCCGACACCCTGCGCGCGGCGTTCGCCGCCGCGCACGGGATCGTCCCGCGCGCCACCTACGGGCTCAGCGAGGCGCCGACCGTGGTCGCCATCGACCCGCCCGGTGCCGCCTGGACCCCGGGCACCAGCGGCGTGGTGACTCCGCAGTTCGATGTCGCCGCCTACGACGACGCGGGCACCCGGCTCCCGCCCGGCGCGCTCGGCGAACTCCGGCTCGCCGCCGCGAGCGACGGCCCGTGGGCCGGGCTCTGGCGGCCGACGCTGGGGTACTGGGCGGACGGCGCGGTCCGGCCGGCCGAGCCGGGGCCCTTCGCCACCGGCGACATCGGCACCGTCGACGCCGCGGGCAACCTCGCGGTGCTGGACCGCAAGAAGATGGTGATCATTCGCGGCGGCGCCAACGTCTACCCGCTGGAGGTGGAGCGGGTGCTCGCCACCCATCCCGACGTCGCCAAGGTGGCGGTCTGCCCGGTGCCGGACGAGCGGCTCGGGCAGAAGGTCGCCGCCGTGGTCGAGAGCGCGCGCGAGCTCGACGTCGCGGAGCTGGCGGCGCACTGTCGCCGCGAACTGGCCGGGTACAAGGTGCCCGAGGTCTGGACGCGGGTGACGGCGCTGCCGGTGAACGCCATGGGCAAGGTGGAGCGGACCGGGCTCACCGCCCTGGTCACCGCGGCGGACGCGGAGCCGGCCCGATGA
- a CDS encoding MDR family oxidoreductase encodes MSSALLIEKGDAGTTATLTSVDDTALPEGNVTVDVAYSTLNYKDALALTGSSPVVRKFPMVPGIDFAGVVAQSDHPDWSAGDAVILNGWGVGESHWGGLAQRARVNGDWLIPLPSAFDARQAMAIGTAGYTASLCVEALERFGIRPGDGEILVTGATGGVGSVAIALLGAAGFTVAAATGKAAEAGYLKGLGASTVLDRAEFAERGKPLQKERWAGVVDTAGSYTLVNAAAQTKYGGAVAACGLAQGMDLPGTVAPFILRGVTLLGIDSVQAPKERRLEAWARLARDLDPGVLDSIATEIPLGEAIAAAGRFIDGTVRGRIVVDVNR; translated from the coding sequence ATGTCTTCTGCACTACTCATCGAGAAGGGCGACGCGGGCACGACGGCGACGCTGACCAGCGTGGACGATACCGCGCTGCCGGAGGGGAACGTGACGGTCGACGTCGCCTACTCCACCCTCAACTACAAGGACGCGCTCGCGCTCACCGGCTCGTCGCCGGTGGTGCGCAAGTTCCCCATGGTCCCCGGCATCGACTTCGCCGGTGTGGTCGCGCAGAGCGACCACCCGGACTGGTCGGCGGGCGACGCCGTGATCCTGAACGGCTGGGGCGTCGGCGAATCGCACTGGGGCGGGCTCGCGCAGCGGGCGCGGGTGAACGGCGACTGGCTGATTCCGCTGCCGTCCGCCTTCGACGCGCGGCAGGCGATGGCGATCGGCACCGCCGGGTACACCGCCAGCCTGTGCGTCGAGGCGCTGGAGCGCTTCGGGATTCGTCCCGGGGACGGCGAGATCCTGGTCACCGGGGCGACCGGCGGGGTCGGCAGCGTCGCCATCGCGCTGCTCGGCGCGGCCGGGTTCACCGTGGCGGCGGCGACCGGGAAGGCGGCCGAGGCCGGGTACCTGAAGGGGCTCGGCGCGAGCACCGTGCTCGACCGGGCGGAGTTCGCCGAGCGCGGGAAGCCGCTGCAGAAGGAGCGCTGGGCGGGGGTGGTCGACACCGCGGGGAGCTACACGCTGGTGAACGCCGCCGCGCAGACCAAATACGGCGGCGCGGTCGCGGCCTGCGGTCTGGCGCAGGGGATGGACCTGCCCGGCACCGTCGCGCCGTTCATCCTGCGCGGGGTGACGCTGCTCGGCATCGACAGCGTGCAGGCGCCGAAGGAGCGCAGGCTGGAGGCGTGGGCGCGGCTGGCCCGCGATCTGGACCCGGGCGTACTGGATTCGATCGCCACCGAGATCCCGCTGGGCGAGGCGATCGCCGCCGCGGGCCGCTTCATCGACGGCACCGTGCGCGGTCGCATCGTCGTCGACGTGAATCGCTGA